From a region of the Candidatus Gracilibacteria bacterium genome:
- a CDS encoding FAD-dependent oxidoreductase has translation MKYDFDVAVIGAGSGGLTVAFGLAAAGKTVALIEKGKMGGDCTNYGCIPSKALIDIAKSGKYKSLKDALVEVRARRKIIQDEETVDKIEGHGVTVFESRAFFHHEHCIILEDCKSKEISAEYIVIATGSSAMKLNIDGVDKKDILTNKTIFEQQDEIKKLVIIGGGYIGCELAESISAVGTEVSIIQRNTDLIPAEEAESSQLIKKIFKKKGIAVYTDFTGKKSKNKSLHIVSGDEKTSHDIQYDKILFALGRKPNVIGIGLNQIGIKHDKKGIFVDAYNRTNIKHIFAIGDCVNGNPQFTHWVNNEGRGVVRNILFPYYKSGVRNKTLPSVLYTHQEIARVGKTKNELLEYNSPEDIVTKMQAFENNDRSKVTNSTQGFIMIHFKRLTGRILGATIYGENAGEMIGQITLAMDNKISAYKFSNVIQAYPTKSDLLKRVNTDFVISTLTNGKEEMKYFFKNNILQILTGIIWIAIITGFFWYKISTDQSFEEIALSFYNFVAGNPIGILIFIIAYTLRPIILFPASLMTLMAGALFGFGIGLAVTLAGAGLSATTAYVIGLIFGKKILSPDDSGILGKLQTETSKNPFTSVLMTRILFLPYDLTNYICGFLKVPYVKYILATLVGIIPGSSVFVLAGSAFYNKELTSFSQAFENVNSMYIYIAAGVFLLTLIVAKVIRKYQK, from the coding sequence ATGAAATACGATTTTGATGTCGCAGTTATCTGAGCTTGAAGTGGAGGGCTCACGGTAGCTTTTTGACTTGCAGCTGCATGAAAAACAGTAGCCCTTATTGAAAAATGAAAAATGTGATGAGACTGTACTAACTATGGTTGCATCCCTAGTAAAGCGCTTATTGATATCGCAAAATCTTGAAAATACAAGAGTCTAAAAGATGCTTTGGTGGAAGTACGAGCCCGTAGAAAAATAATTCAAGATGAAGAAACAGTTGATAAGATTGAGTGACACGGAGTAACGGTATTTGAATCTAGAGCATTTTTTCATCATGAGCATTGTATTATTCTTGAAGACTGTAAATCAAAAGAAATATCAGCAGAGTATATAGTTATCGCAACATGAAGTTCTGCTATGAAGCTTAATATTGATGGAGTAGATAAAAAAGACATACTCACAAATAAAACTATATTTGAACAACAAGATGAAATAAAAAAACTTGTCATTATCGGGGGATGATATATAGGTTGTGAACTCGCTGAGAGTATTTCAGCTGTGTGAACAGAGGTTTCAATCATTCAAAGAAATACGGACCTCATTCCAGCTGAAGAAGCTGAATCTTCACAACTCATTAAAAAAATATTTAAAAAGAAAGGCATAGCTGTTTATACTGATTTTACCTGAAAAAAATCAAAAAATAAAAGCTTGCATATTGTTTCTTGAGATGAAAAAACAAGCCATGATATCCAGTATGATAAGATACTTTTTGCTCTGGGGCGAAAACCAAATGTCATCTGAATCTGACTCAATCAAATCGGTATCAAGCATGATAAAAAGGGAATTTTTGTTGACGCGTATAATAGAACCAATATAAAGCATATTTTTGCTATTGGAGATTGCGTTAACGGCAATCCACAATTTACTCATTGGGTAAATAATGAAGGGAGAGGAGTAGTAAGAAATATACTTTTTCCTTACTATAAATCAGGAGTGAGAAATAAAACTCTTCCAAGCGTGCTATACACGCATCAAGAAATAGCAAGAGTTTGAAAAACTAAAAATGAACTTCTTGAATATAATTCTCCAGAGGATATAGTGACAAAAATGCAAGCCTTTGAAAATAATGACAGAAGTAAAGTTACAAATTCTACGCAGTGATTTATAATGATCCACTTCAAGAGGCTTACTGGTCGTATTCTGTGAGCTACTATATATTGAGAAAATGCTGGAGAAATGATAGGTCAAATAACGCTTGCTATGGATAATAAAATATCTGCTTACAAGTTCTCAAATGTCATTCAAGCATATCCGACGAAATCAGACTTACTCAAACGAGTCAACACAGACTTTGTGATTTCCACTCTAACCAATGGGAAAGAAGAAATGAAATATTTCTTCAAAAATAATATTCTTCAAATACTCACATGAATTATTTGGATTGCTATTATTACATGATTCTTTTGGTATAAAATATCAACAGATCAAAGTTTTGAAGAAATAGCCCTGAGTTTTTATAATTTTGTTGCTGGAAATCCTATTTGAATCCTCATTTTTATTATAGCATATACTCTCAGACCAATTATTCTCTTTCCAGCAAGTCTTATGACTCTTATGGCTTGAGCCCTATTTGGTTTTGGAATTGGTCTAGCGGTCACATTAGCGTGAGCTGGACTGAGTGCTACAACAGCCTATGTTATTTGATTAATATTTTGAAAAAAAATTCTGAGTCCGGATGACTCTGGAATCTTATGAAAACTTCAGACTGAAACTTCTAAAAATCCATTTACATCAGTACTTATGACTCGAATATTATTTCTACCATATGACCTTACAAACTATATTTGTGGATTTTTGAAAGTTCCATATGTAAAATATATTCTCGCAACACTTGTTTGAATTATACCAGGTTCGAGTGTTTTTGTTCTTGCAGGTTCAGCATTTTATAACAAAGAACTAACTTCATTTTCTCAGGCATTTGAAAATGTGAACTCAATGTATATCTATATCGCTGCAGGAGTTTTTCTACTTACCCTTATTGTTGCAAAAGTAATACGAAAATACCAAAAATAA
- a CDS encoding 6,7-dimethyl-8-ribityllumazine synthase (RibE; 6,7-diimethyl-8-ribityllumazine synthase; DMRL synthase; lumazine synthase; beta subunit of riboflavin synthase; condenses 5-amino-6-(1'-D)-ribityl-amino-2,4(1H,3H)-pyrimidinedione with L-3,4-dihydrohy-2-butanone-4-phosphate to generate 6,6-dimethyl-8-lumazine (DMRL); riboflavin synthase then uses 2 molecules of DMRL to produce riboflavin (vitamin B12); involved in the last steps of riboflavin biosynthesis; forms a 60mer (icosahedral shell) in both Bacillus subtilis and Escherichia coli; in Bacillus subtilis this 60mer is associated with the riboflavin synthase subunit (alpha) while in Escherichia coli it is not) → MKKIALITTKWNTDFVTPCLEGCVSRLKEKNISDDEIEIITVPGAVEIPLIAKMLAKTGNYKAIIGIAFVYGGGIYRHEFVAASVVDQIIKLSSEIELPILSSVLTPVSIDMNKSSDVDFYSSHMRGKGEEVADACMETLAVLANIK, encoded by the coding sequence ATGAAAAAAATAGCATTAATTACCACAAAGTGGAATACAGACTTTGTGACTCCCTGTCTTGAAGGATGTGTCAGTAGACTGAAAGAAAAAAATATTTCAGATGATGAGATAGAGATTATAACAGTTCCGTGAGCTGTAGAAATACCTCTTATAGCAAAAATGCTGGCAAAAACAGGGAACTACAAGGCAATTATTGGGATAGCGTTTGTGTATGGTGGATGAATCTATCGACATGAGTTTGTTGCAGCCTCAGTTGTTGATCAGATAATTAAACTCAGTTCAGAAATAGAACTCCCAATTCTCTCATCTGTTCTTACTCCTGTTAGTATAGATATGAATAAAAGCAGTGATGTAGATTTTTACAGTTCACATATGCGAGGGAAATGAGAAGAGGTCGCAGATGCTTGTATGGAAACACTCGCAGTACTCGCAAATATAAAATAA
- a CDS encoding VTT domain-containing protein → MKYHRTTTTLSLCIWILTLSIGFGLFFLYDLSFEKAIFGSKQFVEDNLIYGTLLFSLAYIVRPLFFIPASPFDLFSGMVFGPWYGFLVSSISTFFTSMFGYVVGKMTGGIFIQENKEKKFKKLKIQLHEHTFFTTMMMRFLQLPYDLTNYICGVLRVPFLKFVAGSTLGVLPATFVYVSAGAAFYGSEITSYETLLKNINYSLLLFASVFFIFILLVAHILKKKYKDIRF, encoded by the coding sequence ATGAAATATCATAGGACCACAACCACTCTTTCACTTTGTATTTGGATTCTCACGCTCAGTATATGATTTGGTTTATTCTTTTTGTACGACCTGAGTTTTGAGAAAGCAATTTTTGGGTCAAAGCAATTTGTGGAAGATAATCTAATATACTGAACACTTTTATTCAGTCTGGCTTATATTGTTCGTCCTTTATTTTTTATACCAGCTAGTCCTTTTGATCTCTTTTCTGGTATGGTATTTGGACCTTGGTATTGATTTTTAGTTTCAAGTATTTCTACATTTTTTACTTCGATGTTTGGATATGTAGTTTGAAAAATGACAGGTTGAATATTTATCCAAGAAAATAAAGAAAAGAAATTTAAAAAACTCAAAATACAACTTCATGAGCATACATTTTTTACAACTATGATGATGCGTTTTTTACAGTTACCTTATGATTTAACTAATTATATTTGCTGAGTACTCAGGGTGCCATTTTTAAAATTTGTAGCATGATCCACTCTGTGAGTATTACCTGCTACATTTGTATACGTATCTGCTTGAGCTGCATTTTATGGAAGTGAAATTACGAGCTATGAAACACTCCTTAAAAATATTAATTACTCTCTATTACTTTTTGCATCAGTGTTTTTCATATTTATATTACTAGTAGCACACATATTAAAGAAAAAATATAAAGATATTCGTTTCTAA
- the rnr gene encoding ribonuclease R produces MSEQKKKPYIKKKKERVFYSSTSKKQLKQKRNPENELTGVYKQGNGPFGFVDTVNEESGEKKGYYVHESKKLDAFEGDEVAFETKSFRGKDEAIITKVIKRSENLVIGKLKIMNNFAFVVTSDPLITQDIFIPGKFIGGYTDGARVGVQIIKWDKKNPEGRIIESLESLPAGREDIYKIAFEMGARRSFPDAVKEQIKQFPKEIPNSEILKRKNLQSLLTYTIDGAESKDLDDAISIQETNTGYILSVHIADVAHYVTENSHLDREARKRGTSIYLVDQVIPMLPAEISNGLCSLHPGEDKLTLTCEMEVSNAGVVISSSVYESVIESDYRLTYREIDEITSGEMKLEDELQFGKKLNPELKDNIMLLKKFTDRLGKNTNQRGSLDFDFPETKIVLDDTGKPIEYKKYERYDSYKVIEECMVLANESVSKLYMKYPFLYRIHEKPDPEDVDKFVKLLDGKISEGEKSTDFSTLLVLLKENPRLFHMQKLLLRSLQKARYSEKNMGHFGLALKFYSHFTSPIRRYPDLQIHRIIKEIVSKDYTPTRREHYTEVLPKVARRSSDTADRAEKMEYRVRDMLACKYMSDKIGEAFTGNISGMIEKGFFIELPNTIEGFVPFGMTGLEFNLEKMCVMQIATGKEFHFGDEIQVRLSQVDMSKMRLEFELI; encoded by the coding sequence ATGTCAGAACAAAAGAAAAAACCATACATTAAAAAGAAAAAAGAACGAGTATTCTATTCTTCGACTTCAAAGAAGCAACTCAAGCAAAAAAGAAACCCAGAGAATGAGCTTACGTGAGTCTATAAACAGGGGAATGGCCCATTTTGATTTGTCGATACCGTAAATGAAGAGTCGGGCGAAAAAAAATGATATTATGTCCATGAATCTAAGAAACTTGACGCGTTTGAATGAGATGAAGTTGCGTTTGAAACCAAAAGCTTTCGAGGGAAAGACGAAGCTATCATTACCAAAGTTATAAAACGATCTGAAAATCTTGTTATCTGAAAGCTTAAAATCATGAATAACTTTGCTTTTGTGGTTACAAGCGACCCACTCATCACGCAAGATATATTCATACCATGAAAGTTTATTGGTTGATATACTGATGGAGCAAGAGTATGAGTACAAATTATCAAATGGGACAAAAAAAATCCTGAATGACGAATTATTGAATCCCTTGAATCGCTGCCAGCTGGAAGAGAGGATATTTATAAAATAGCCTTTGAAATGGGGGCAAGACGTAGTTTTCCTGATGCCGTAAAAGAACAAATTAAACAGTTTCCAAAAGAAATCCCAAACAGCGAAATTCTCAAAAGAAAAAACCTACAATCACTTCTCACTTATACAATTGATGGAGCTGAGAGTAAAGATTTAGATGATGCTATTAGTATTCAAGAAACAAACACTTGATATATTTTATCTGTGCATATTGCAGATGTAGCTCACTATGTTACTGAAAATAGTCATCTAGATAGAGAGGCTCGAAAAAGAGGGACCAGTATCTATCTGGTGGATCAAGTGATTCCAATGCTTCCAGCTGAGATTTCTAATGGACTATGTAGTTTACACCCTTGAGAAGACAAACTCACGCTCACGTGTGAAATGGAAGTTTCAAATGCCTGAGTCGTCATCAGTTCAAGCGTGTATGAGAGTGTTATCGAGTCAGATTATAGACTTACATATAGAGAAATAGATGAGATAACATCAGGAGAAATGAAGCTCGAGGATGAGCTTCAATTTTGAAAAAAACTTAATCCTGAACTCAAGGATAATATCATGTTGCTTAAAAAATTTACAGATAGACTGTGAAAAAATACAAATCAACGAGGGTCTCTCGATTTTGATTTTCCGGAAACAAAAATCGTGCTTGATGATACAGGAAAACCAATAGAGTACAAAAAATACGAACGATATGATTCCTATAAAGTTATTGAAGAATGTATGGTTTTGGCGAATGAATCAGTCTCAAAACTCTATATGAAATATCCATTTCTCTATAGAATTCATGAAAAACCAGATCCAGAAGATGTGGATAAGTTTGTGAAACTCTTAGATGGAAAAATATCTGAGTGAGAAAAATCAACTGACTTTTCTACTTTGTTAGTGCTTCTCAAAGAAAACCCAAGACTCTTTCATATGCAAAAACTTTTACTGAGAAGTTTACAAAAAGCTCGCTATAGTGAAAAAAATATGTGACATTTTGGACTAGCACTCAAGTTTTATAGCCACTTTACATCACCAATTCGTCGATATCCAGATTTACAAATTCATAGAATTATTAAGGAAATAGTCTCCAAGGATTATACTCCGACACGACGTGAGCACTATACAGAAGTCCTCCCAAAAGTAGCGAGACGAAGTAGTGATACCGCAGATAGGGCTGAAAAGATGGAATACAGAGTTCGAGATATGCTCGCGTGCAAATATATGTCAGATAAAATTGGAGAAGCATTTACCTGAAATATTTCTGGTATGATAGAAAAATGATTTTTTATCGAACTTCCCAATACAATCGAATGATTTGTTCCGTTTGGGATGACTGGGTTAGAATTTAACTTAGAGAAGATGTGTGTCATGCAAATAGCTACTGGAAAAGAGTTCCACTTTTGAGATGAAATCCAAGTTCGATTATCTCAAGTAGACATGAGTAAGATGAGACTTGAGTTTGAGCTTATATAA
- the msrB gene encoding peptide-methionine (R)-S-oxide reductase MsrB, with amino-acid sequence MKDETIYSESVLREKLTPIQYKVTQENGTERAFQNEYHDNEEDGIYVDVIDGTPLFSSQDKFDSGTGWPSFTKPISDENIAEYEDNGLFSRRTEVRSESSDSHLGHVFPDGPRDKGGLRYCMNSAALRFVPASELKEEGYPELEKNFK; translated from the coding sequence ATGAAAGATGAAACAATATACAGTGAATCAGTTCTTAGAGAAAAACTCACTCCGATTCAATACAAAGTAACCCAAGAAAACGGAACAGAACGAGCCTTTCAAAATGAATATCATGATAATGAAGAGGACTGAATTTATGTAGATGTTATTGATGGTACTCCACTCTTTAGCTCGCAGGATAAATTTGATTCTGGAACTGGTTGGCCAAGTTTTACGAAACCAATTTCAGATGAAAATATAGCAGAATATGAAGATAACTGACTCTTTTCAAGAAGAACTGAAGTGAGAAGTGAATCTAGCGACTCACATCTGGGGCACGTCTTCCCAGATGGACCAAGAGACAAAGGAGGACTCAGATACTGTATGAACTCTGCAGCTCTCAGATTCGTTCCAGCTTCAGAACTCAAAGAAGAATGATATCCAGAACTCGAAAAAAACTTTAAATAA
- a CDS encoding NUDIX hydrolase: MLIHHAKQSDIWSHELSIPVLALDVVIFTIYKDQLCVLLTKSQNNCTNGFSLPGSIVSKGYTLNEVFDETLKRKTGITGVYKEQLCTFGDNVARDPRGHVISLAYYALVKSEDFLNQVDYTQVDIVPIVDALKLRLFYEHDKILIYALERLKGKLGYTDIVKVLLAEQFRISQMQEMYEIILGRKLDKRNFQKKIFSLKIICETGKKDTSTNRPAKLYQFENKRIKVIDML; the protein is encoded by the coding sequence ATGTTAATTCATCACGCAAAACAAAGCGATATTTGGTCTCATGAACTCTCTATTCCAGTGCTAGCTCTCGATGTAGTAATTTTTACAATTTATAAAGATCAATTGTGTGTCTTACTAACTAAAAGTCAGAATAATTGCACAAATTGATTCTCACTTCCAGGAAGCATCGTTTCAAAATGATACACACTTAATGAGGTTTTTGATGAAACACTGAAACGAAAAACTGGAATTACTGGAGTATATAAAGAGCAACTTTGCACTTTTGGAGATAATGTAGCTCGAGATCCTCGAGGTCATGTTATATCACTTGCCTATTATGCTCTCGTAAAATCTGAGGATTTTTTAAATCAGGTAGATTATACTCAGGTGGATATTGTACCAATAGTAGACGCTTTGAAACTCAGACTTTTCTACGAACATGATAAAATTTTAATCTATGCTCTAGAAAGACTAAAAGGAAAACTTGGATATACAGATATAGTCAAAGTACTCCTAGCAGAACAATTTCGTATATCACAAATGCAAGAAATGTATGAAATAATACTTGGCAGAAAACTTGATAAACGTAACTTCCAAAAAAAGATATTTTCACTAAAGATTATTTGTGAAACTTGAAAAAAAGACACAAGTACCAATAGACCAGCAAAGCTGTATCAATTTGAAAACAAAAGAATAAAAGTAATAGATATGTTGTAA
- a CDS encoding type 1 glutamine amidotransferase, protein MKIAILATNGFEYTELTKPQQYLKDLGHEVHLISPELGEIEAAHNDGSVTVDKKLSDTNPHDYDALVLPGGQVNPDTLRINKDATNFVFDFHKHGKLIAAICHAPWLLIEIDGVKGKKMTSWQSLRKDLENAGALWEDSEVVQDEFLITSRNPDDIPAFNKAIEEYLEKHSS, encoded by the coding sequence ATGAAAATTGCAATCCTCGCAACCAATGGTTTTGAGTATACAGAACTCACAAAACCACAACAATATTTAAAAGATTTGGGACATGAGGTGCATCTCATCTCTCCTGAACTAGGAGAAATAGAAGCAGCTCATAACGATGGAAGCGTAACAGTAGATAAGAAACTCTCAGACACGAATCCACATGATTATGACGCTTTAGTACTTCCAGGGGGGCAAGTAAATCCTGATACACTGAGAATAAACAAAGACGCTACTAACTTCGTATTTGATTTCCATAAACATGGGAAACTTATCGCTGCTATCTGTCACGCTCCATGGTTACTCATAGAAATAGATGGAGTAAAAGGAAAGAAAATGACTTCTTGGCAATCACTCAGAAAAGATTTAGAAAATGCAGGAGCACTCTGGGAAGACTCTGAAGTCGTACAAGATGAGTTTTTGATTACGAGTCGTAATCCTGATGACATCCCAGCTTTTAATAAAGCAATAGAAGAATACCTCGAAAAACATAGTTCTTAA
- a CDS encoding acetolactate synthase large subunit — protein MKASDLFVKILENKGVETIYGVPGEENLDLLESLSHSSIDFITVHNEQTAVFMAATYGRFTGKPGVALATLGPGSTNMMTGVAYAQLGGMPVIVITGQKPQNKSKQGAFQIIDVVGMMTPITKYATSIVSGNRIPYILENAFRIAEEEKPGAVHIELPEDIAAEEVETEYSITDLATRKIRRPVIDSKSLQTLISELESARSPIILIGAGANRKRITKYLTRFIEKYNIPHFTSQMGKGVVDGSLESYLGTAALTSGDYIHDAISQSDLIISVGYDNAEKPTDILGIHGIKVINVNFVTSNFDYVYSPYLDIIGDIGNVFWQLCESEIDSSAWDFAKILEINKLNHQKIQDNLALEDDISFMQPRRLAKELREVLADDDILALDNGLYKVWLARNYMARKPNTILLDNALASMGAGYATAMEAKRLNPQHKVVCVTGDGGVLMNLGDISTAVRLNLDIVIIILNNDSYGMIKWKQKNENFTDYGLDFSNPNFKMMAESFGATGYTIEKKEDFKPTLETAIAGKGVHIIDLTFDYPSDGKII, from the coding sequence ATGAAAGCATCTGACCTCTTTGTAAAAATCCTTGAAAATAAGTGAGTTGAGACGATATACTGAGTCCCATGAGAAGAAAATCTCGATTTACTCGAAAGTCTCTCTCACTCAAGTATTGATTTTATCACTGTTCATAACGAACAAACAGCTGTATTTATGGCTGCTACATATGGTCGATTCACTGGGAAACCCTGAGTAGCTCTTGCGACTCTTTGACCTGGCTCAACAAATATGATGACGGGTGTTGCTTACGCGCAGCTTGGTGGTATGCCTGTAATTGTCATAACCTGACAAAAACCTCAAAATAAATCTAAACAAGGAGCTTTCCAAATTATAGATGTTGTTGGGATGATGACTCCCATTACAAAATATGCTACAAGTATTGTTTCATGAAATAGGATTCCATATATTTTAGAAAATGCGTTTCGTATCGCAGAAGAAGAAAAACCCGGAGCCGTACATATCGAACTTCCAGAAGATATCGCAGCAGAGGAAGTAGAAACAGAATACTCAATTACTGATTTAGCTACTCGAAAAATCAGACGACCTGTCATAGATAGTAAATCTCTCCAAACACTTATTAGTGAACTGGAGTCTGCACGTTCTCCTATTATCCTCATTTGAGCCTGAGCGAATAGAAAACGAATCACAAAGTATCTCACTCGATTTATTGAGAAATACAATATTCCTCATTTTACTTCTCAAATGGGAAAGTGAGTGGTTGATGGAAGTCTCGAAAGTTATCTGGGGACTGCAGCGCTCACAAGTTGAGATTATATCCATGATGCTATTTCTCAGTCTGATCTTATAATCTCAGTTGGATATGATAATGCGGAAAAACCTACAGATATCCTCTGAATCCACGGAATCAAAGTCATAAACGTTAACTTCGTTACATCCAATTTTGATTATGTCTATAGTCCATACCTAGATATTATTTGAGATATCGGAAATGTATTTTGGCAATTATGTGAATCTGAAATAGACTCCTCAGCTTGGGATTTTGCAAAGATTCTTGAAATAAATAAACTCAATCATCAAAAAATACAGGACAATCTTGCTCTTGAGGACGATATTTCTTTTATGCAACCACGAAGACTCGCTAAAGAGCTCAGAGAGGTATTAGCTGATGATGATATCCTCGCACTGGATAATGGACTCTATAAAGTATGGTTGGCTCGTAACTATATGGCTCGTAAACCAAATACTATCTTGCTTGATAATGCTCTTGCATCTATGGGAGCTTGATATGCAACAGCCATGGAGGCAAAGAGATTGAATCCTCAGCACAAGGTAGTGTGTGTTACAGGAGACGGAGGAGTACTGATGAACCTATGAGATATTTCTACAGCCGTCAGACTCAATCTTGATATAGTTATCATAATCCTCAACAACGATAGCTATGGGATGATTAAATGGAAACAAAAAAATGAAAACTTCACTGACTACGGACTCGATTTTTCAAATCCAAATTTTAAAATGATGGCTGAGAGTTTCTGAGCAACATGATACACTATTGAAAAAAAAGAAGATTTCAAACCCACACTCGAAACTGCTATAGCTGGAAAATGAGTCCATATAATAGATCTGACCTTTGATTATCCGTCAGATGGAAAAATAATTTAA
- a CDS encoding Glu/Leu/Phe/Val dehydrogenase: protein MSEHKQDAFENAKAQIKKAYDIMDTSKIQDGFLEVISAPKRIIELQVPLTLDDGSVKLYQAFRCQHNDARGPFKGGIRFHPEVSRNEVKALSTWMTMKCAVIDIPLGGGKGGIVVNPKELSQTELERLSRGYVQGLYKYLGPKTDTPAPDVNTTPQIMAWMMDEYSKLIGVYTPGSFTGKPLTSGGSAGRGQATAQGGVYVLDKFLELRDDSIDGKTLCLQGAGNAGLTMAKLMVEKGIKVIGISDSGGGIYNEDGLDIDAISELKADKKSVTDYKGKAEKLDLKEVLYKKCDILIPAALENQITGENALKVQAKLIMELANGPITPEADEILEKAGIDIIPDILANAGGVMVSYFEGVQNDQNYYWTADEVQEKLKKRIVHSAENVFNTAKTNKSTYRVGAFIVALERVFAAMKDRGVL, encoded by the coding sequence ATGTCTGAACACAAACAAGATGCATTTGAAAATGCAAAAGCACAAATCAAAAAAGCTTATGATATTATGGACACCTCAAAAATTCAAGATGGATTTTTGGAGGTTATAAGTGCGCCAAAAAGAATCATAGAACTCCAAGTCCCACTCACACTTGATGATGGAAGTGTGAAACTCTACCAAGCATTTCGATGTCAGCACAATGATGCAAGATGACCATTTAAAGGGTGAATCAGGTTTCATCCTGAAGTTTCAAGAAACGAAGTCAAGGCACTTTCTACATGGATGACTATGAAGTGCGCGGTGATAGATATTCCTCTTGGAGGAGGTAAATGAGGTATAGTTGTGAATCCAAAAGAGTTATCCCAAACAGAGTTGGAGAGACTTTCTCGAGGATATGTGCAGGGACTCTATAAATATCTTGGTCCAAAAACGGATACTCCTGCTCCAGATGTAAATACGACACCACAAATTATGGCTTGGATGATGGACGAATATTCTAAGCTTATTGGAGTGTATACACCAGGGAGTTTTACTGGTAAGCCACTGACGAGTTGAGGTTCAGCTGGTCGAGGTCAAGCAACGGCTCAAGGATGAGTATATGTTCTTGATAAATTTTTAGAACTCAGAGATGATTCTATAGATTGAAAAACTCTTTGTCTCCAAGGAGCTTGAAATGCAGGTCTTACTATGGCAAAGCTAATGGTAGAAAAATGAATTAAAGTCATTGGAATATCAGATTCAGGAGGATGAATTTACAATGAAGATGGTCTGGATATAGATGCTATCTCAGAACTGAAAGCTGATAAAAAATCAGTTACAGACTATAAGTGAAAAGCAGAAAAGTTAGATTTAAAGGAAGTATTATACAAAAAATGTGATATCCTCATTCCTGCTGCACTCGAAAATCAAATTACTTGAGAAAATGCTTTAAAAGTACAAGCAAAACTTATTATGGAACTTGCCAATGGACCGATTACTCCAGAAGCGGATGAAATCTTAGAAAAAGCAGGAATCGATATTATTCCAGATATTTTAGCGAATGCTGGTTGAGTTATGGTAAGTTATTTTGAATGAGTTCAAAATGATCAAAACTATTATTGGACTGCAGACGAAGTACAAGAAAAATTAAAAAAACGAATCGTACATTCAGCAGAAAATGTTTTTAACACAGCAAAAACGAACAAATCTACCTACAGAGTCTGAGCATTTATTGTGGCACTTGAAAGAGTATTTGCAGCTATGAAAGATAGATGAGTTTTATAG